Below is a genomic region from Microbacterium esteraromaticum.
CGACGTACACCAGCGACTCCTGCGGCAGCTGCGCCCGGATCGCGCGCGCCACGGTGAGTCCGCCCACACCGGAGTCGAAGATGCCGATGGGCGCGTCGTTCATGATGCCCAAGCCTACTCGGCAGTGCGGTCGCCTCGGGTCACGGCGAGCGCCCGGCGCAGATTACCCCCTGAGCTCTCGAGCGCGGCGCGGGCGGTGGCGACGTCTACCCCTGTCTCGACGAGGACGATCGCGAGCTTGACCGACCCCTCTGCGGCGGCGAGCGCCTCGGTCGCCTGATCGGGCGTGCAGCCGGTCGCGTGCATGACGGTGCGCTCGGCGCGCGCCCGCAGCTTCTCATTGGTCGACTGCACGTCGACCAATGAGGTTGCCGTACACCTTGCCCGACTGCACCATCGCGACGGTCGAGATCGCGTTGAGCACGAGCTTCTGTGCGGTGCCTGCCTTGAGCCGGGTGGATCCTGCGACGACCTCGGGCCCGACGACGACCTCGATCGCGACATCGACGCCGTGCGAGATCTCGGAGTCGCGATTGCACGCGAGGCTCACGGTGAAGGCGCCCCGATCGCGTGCGGTGCGCAGCGCGCCGGCGACGTAGGGAGTGCGACCGGATGCCGAGATGCCGATGATCGCGTCATCCGGTCCGAGCTCGCTCGCAGCGACCGCGCCCGCCTCCGGGTCGTCCTCCGCGTTCTCGACGGCGTTGCGCAGCGCGTGCTCGCCCCCGGCGAGCACGCCGACCACGAGCGAGGGGTCGGTGCCGAAGGTGGGCGGGATCTCACTGGCATCCAGCACGCCCATCCGACCCGCTGTACCGGCTCCGATGTACACGAGCCGGCCGCCGCGGTGCAGCCGGGCGACGATCCCGTCGATCGCACGCGCGATGCTCTCGCGCTCCGCCGCGACGGCCTGCGCGGCGACGATCCCCTGCTCGGTCATGAGCGCGACCTGGTCGAGGGTGCTCAGCAGATCGAGGTCGGCGAACGCCGGGTCGACTCGCTCCGTCGACAGGGTCTCAAGGGTGGAGCGCAGCTCTTCGCGGTCTGACATGTCGGTTCTTCCTTCGGCGTGACGGCGGGATGGTCGAGGGTGCTCAGTTTCGCAGCAGTGCGCGCCGAGCGGCCCGGGCGGCGAGCAGGCTCGCGGCCGGTGACGAGACGACCGCTCCGGCGGCATCGGCGGGAAGCCCGACGTTCACCGCGACGATGGCGGGGGCGGTGGCGCGGATGTCATCGAGCGCCGCCCGCTGCGGGGAACCAGGGTCGACGCGGTCGACGAGCACGATGCTCTGCCCGTCGGCGGCGCGCCGTGCGGCCGCGTCCACCCCGACGCCGGATGCCGCGTCGAGACGGATGATCTCGCCGCCGGCGGCCAGAGCGAGCGCGACATGCGACGCCGCGCTGTCGACGGCGAGGCTCGACGCGCGTCGCAGATCGATCACGGTGGTCGGCTCGTCGGCGAACGCCGGGAGGTCTCCCTGCACCCGTACCGCCCTGTCGGCGATGGCCTCCGCGTCGAAGGGCGCATCCGTGCCCGCAGAGCGCCGGCGCACGGCACCCGCCATGCGAGCGACGCGGCGGGCTGCGTCCTCCACCCGCTCCAGGGCGAGCTCACCGCTGCGGATGGCAGCCACGATCGCGTCGCGTGCGACCAGGTAGTCGCGCTCGTCCTGATCCGGCAGCATCGCCGCACCCGGGTTCGTGGGGTTGCCGATGCACAGCAGGTCGGCTCCTGCGGCGAGGGCGCGCACAGCGCCTCCGCCGATGCCGAACAGCTCTCGGACCGCTGCCATGTCGAGAGCGTCGGTGACGATCACGCCGTCGAAGCCGTCGGCGCGCAGACGGCTCAGCACGTCGGGATTCAGCGTGGCCGGCAGGTCGCCCCAGTGCGGCGCGCAGATGTGCGCGGTCATGATCGAGAGTACGCCGGCACGGATGGCCGCGGTGAACGGCGGCAGGTGCTGCTCCTCGATCTCGTCCTGTGTGAGGGTGAGCGCGGGGAGGTCGTGGTGCGAGTCCGTGTGCGTGTCGCCGTGGCCGGGATAATGCTTGGCGCAGGCCGCGACACCCGCGCGCTGGATGCCGCGCACCGCCGCGGCCGTGTGACGCGAGACGAGGTCGGTGCTGTCACCGAAGGCGCGCACGCCGATCACCGGGTTGCGCGGGTCGGTGTTCACATCCGCCACGGGGCCGATCACCACGTCGGCGCCGATGCGGTCGACACGGCGGCCGATCTCGTACCCGGTCGCCTCGGTGGCATCCACATCGTCCACGACGCCCAGCTGCGCAGCGCCGGGAACCGTCGATCCCGTGCCGGTCTCGAGCCGGGTGACGCTGCCGCCCTCCTCGTCGATGCCGATCATCGCGAGCGGCGCGCGCCGGTGGATCTCCGCGCTCAGCGCCGCCGTGTCGCCGTCGAGGTTCTGCGCGAAGTAGACGACCCCTGCCAGCCCGTCGTCGAGAGCGGAGCCGAGCCACGACGGCACCTCGGATCCGAGGAAGCCGGGCCACAGCACGCCGTTCACGAGTCGGGTCAGCTCATCGCCCTGGGGCATGCGGGAATCCTCCATGATCGGGTCGGTGCGGGGTTCGGCTCCGCTGATCAGTATCCCGGATACGGCGCCTGGATACACTGGCCGGATGAGCTCCGCGTTCCTCACCGACCGCTACGAACTGACGATGCTCGCCGCGTCGCTGCGCGACGGCACCGCCGCCAGGCCGAGCGTGTTCGAGCTGTTCTCACGACGCCTCTCCGGCGGTCGACGGTTCGGCGTCGTCGCCGGCACCGGGCGCCTGCTGACGCTGCTGCGCGACTTCCGCTTCGGCGAAGACGAGCTGCGGTATCTGCGCGACCACGAGGTGGTGGATGCCGCGGCCGTGGCGTATCTCGAGAACTACCGCTTCACGGGAACGATCCGCGGCTACCGCGAGGGCGAGCTGTACTTCCCTGGCTCCCCCATCCTCACCGTCGAGGGCACCTTCGCCGACGCCGTCGTGCTCGAGACCCTCGCGCTGAGCGTGATGAACCACGACTCCGCCGTGGCAACCGCCGCCTCCAGGATGAGCATCGCAGCGGGTGAGCGCCCTCTCGCCGAGATGGGGTCGCGTCGTGCCGCCGAGCAGTCGGCGGTGTCCGCCGCACGCGCCGCATACATCGCGGGGTTCGGGTCGACGAGCAACCTCGAGGCAGGTCGGCAGTGGGGCATTCCCACGATGGGCACCGCCGCGCACTCGTGGACCCTGCTGCATGACAGCGAGGAGGACGCGTTCCGCTCGCAGATCGAGAG
It encodes:
- a CDS encoding glycoside hydrolase family 3 protein produces the protein MPQGDELTRLVNGVLWPGFLGSEVPSWLGSALDDGLAGVVYFAQNLDGDTAALSAEIHRRAPLAMIGIDEEGGSVTRLETGTGSTVPGAAQLGVVDDVDATEATGYEIGRRVDRIGADVVIGPVADVNTDPRNPVIGVRAFGDSTDLVSRHTAAAVRGIQRAGVAACAKHYPGHGDTHTDSHHDLPALTLTQDEIEEQHLPPFTAAIRAGVLSIMTAHICAPHWGDLPATLNPDVLSRLRADGFDGVIVTDALDMAAVRELFGIGGGAVRALAAGADLLCIGNPTNPGAAMLPDQDERDYLVARDAIVAAIRSGELALERVEDAARRVARMAGAVRRRSAGTDAPFDAEAIADRAVRVQGDLPAFADEPTTVIDLRRASSLAVDSAASHVALALAAGGEIIRLDAASGVGVDAAARRAADGQSIVLVDRVDPGSPQRAALDDIRATAPAIVAVNVGLPADAAGAVVSSPAASLLAARAARRALLRN
- a CDS encoding N-acetylmuramic acid 6-phosphate etherase translates to MSDREELRSTLETLSTERVDPAFADLDLLSTLDQVALMTEQGIVAAQAVAAERESIARAIDGIVARLHRGGRLVYIGAGTAGRMGVLDASEIPPTFGTDPSLVVGVLAGGEHALRNAVENAEDDPEAGAVAASELGPDDAIIGISASGRTPYVAGALRTARDRGAFTVSLACNRDSEISHGVDVAIEVVVGPEVVAGSTRLKAGTAQKLVLNAISTVAMVQSGKVYGNLIGRRAVDQ